Within the Procambarus clarkii isolate CNS0578487 chromosome 28, FALCON_Pclarkii_2.0, whole genome shotgun sequence genome, the region ctttcccctcagttactcgctgtttcctgttgcttgttCTCCTGAATGTTCTCACTGAGTCTACACGAGCAAGCAGTAGCTCTGTGTTACCCTACATCCATCTCTTTCCTAAATCATTATATTTACTTTTATTCCTGTTTCTTGCAGTTGTTTCTTTTGAACCCGTTTGCTGAAATTGCCTCGagaatttactttttttttacGATCTCTTTCAACACTTTTTCTGTTGATGAATTTCTCTCAGATCTAACACACGTCTTCTTGCGTATCAGAAATATTTGATTTGAGATGTGAACTCAGAGCCGGTGCTACACACCGCAGACCTGGTCTTATACAGGTTGTATAAAGCAATCTGAAGGTTTGTCGTTGTTCCTGAAGAATATCTGGATTTTTGTTCATTTAAAATGTGCTGAAGACGTTATTTTCGTAAAGTTTACCCTGGAAATATATTTGATGAAATGCACTTCAAGATTACTCTCTTCCACTGTTGGTGGGAGCTGTCTCACTCTCGTTGTGTAGGGCTCCTGGGTCCTCCTCCTCACCTCACCCATGACCATTACTCCAGTCCATCCTGTTAaggcttcccaacgtcaagaaaacggtcaatttaaagtggtctctcctaaccaaccagaggacccaagacagaaaacgggacaatacgtcaCTTTCGCAAGCTGCTTTCAATTTCTAGTACGAAACTTATTGACCTTAATTAAGTAACGAATACGAGCGAAATGTAACGTTCTTCGCATGAGGACCAATTGATTACTCAGGTTATGTCAGTGATAAAGGCAAGGTGACCATCTGCCCGAATACTGCTGCGGCGCTTCTTGCTCTACTGGTGGCAGACGATGAGTTACTGGTGGCAGACGATGAGTTACTAGTGGCAGACGATGAGTTACTGGTGGCAGACGATGAGTTACTGGTGGCAGACGATGAGTTACTGGTGGCAAACGATGAGTTACTGGTGGCAAACGATGAGTTACTGGTGGTAGACGATGAGTTACTGGTGGCAGACGATGAGTTACTAGTGGCAGACGATGAGTTACTGGTGGCCAGACGATGAGTTACTGGTGGCAGACGATGAGTTACTGGTGGCAGACGATGAGTAACTAGTGGCAGACGATGAGTTACTGGTGGCAGACGATGAGTTACTGGTGGCAGACGATGAGTTACTGGTAGTAGACGATGAGTTACTGGTGGCAGACGATGAGTTACTGGTGGCAGACGATGAGTTACTGGTGGCAGACGATGAGTTACTGGTGGCAAACGATGAGTTACTGGTGGCAGACGATGAGTTACTGGTGGCAGACGATGAGTTACTAGTGGCAGACGATGAGTTACTGGTGGCAGACGATGAGTTACTAGTGGCAGACGATGAGTTACTGGTGGCCAGACGATGAGTTACTGGTGGCAGACGATGAGTTACTGGTGGCAGACGATGAGTAACTAGTGGCAGACGATGAGTTACTGGTGGCAGACGATGAGTTACTGGTGGCAGACGATGAGTTACTGGTAGTAGACGATGAGTTACTGGTGGCAGACGATGAGTTACTGGTGGCAGACGATGAGTTACTGGTGGGAGACGATGAGTTACTGGTAGTAGACGATGAGTTACTGGTGGGAGACGATGAGTTACTGGTGGCAGACGATGAGTAACTAGTGGCAGACGATGAGTTACTGGTGGCAGACGATGAGTTACTGGTGGCAGACGATGAGTTGCTGGTGGCAGACGATGAGTTACTGGTAGTAGACAATGAGTTACTGGTGGCAGACGATGAGTTACTAGTGGCAGACGATGCGTTACTGGTAGCAGACGATGAGTTACTGGTGGCAGACGATGAGTTACTGGTGGCAGACGATGAGTTACTGGTGGCAAACGATGGGTTACTGGTGGCAGACGATGAGTTACTAGTGGCAGACGATGAGTTACTGGTGGCAGACGATGAGTTACTGGTGGCAGACGATGAGTTACTGGTGGCAAACGATGAGTTACTAGTGGCAGACGATGCGTTACTGGTAGCAGACCATGAGTTACTGGTAGCAGACGATGAGTTACTGGTAGCAGACGATGAGTTACTGGTGGCAGGCGAAGAGTTACTGGTAGCAGACGATGAGTTACTGGTAGCAGACGATGAGTTACTGGTGGCAGACGATGAGTTACTGGTAGCAGACGATGAGTTACTGGCAGCAGACGATGAGTTACTGGCAGCAGACGATGAGTTACTGGTGGCAGACGATGAGTTACTGGTGGCAGACGATGAGTTACTGGTAGCAGACGATGAGTTACTGGTGGCAGACGATGAGTTACTGGTGGCAGACGATGAGTTACTGGTAGCAGACGATGAGTTACTGGTGGCAGACGATGAGTTACTGATATCAGACGATGAGTTACTGGTAGCAGACGATGAGTTACTGGTGGCAGACGATGAGTTGCTGGTGGCAGACGATGAGTTACTGGTAGCAGACGATGAGTTACTGGCAGCAGACGATGAGTTACTGGTAGCAGACGATGAGTTGCTGGTGGCAGACGATGAGTTACTGATATCAGACGATGAGTTACTGGTAGCAGACGATGAGTTACTGGTAGCAGACGATGAGTTGCTGGTGGCAGACGATGAGTTACTGGTAGCAGACGATGAGTTACTGGCAGCAGACGATGAGTTACTGGTAGCAGACGATGAGTTACTGGTGGCAGACGATGAGTTACTGCTGGCAAACGATGAGTTACTGGTGGCAGACGAGAAATTACTGATAGCAGAAGATTAGTAACTTGTAGCAGAAGATGAGTTACTGGTAGCAGATGAGTTACTGGTAGCAGATGATGAGTTACTGGAAGCAAAAGATGAATTACTGGTAGCAGACGATGAGTTACTGGTGCCAGACGATGAGTTACTGGTAACAGAAGAAGAGATTCTGGTAGCAGAAGATGAGTTACTGATTGCAGATTATGAGTTACTGGTATATTACTAGTAACACAAAGATCACTACTGTAACACTGGTCACCATTGTAACACTGGTCACCACTATAACACTGGTCAACACTGTAACACTGGACACCACTGTAACACTGGTCACCATTGTAACACAGGTCACCACTGTAACACAGGTTACCCCTGTAATGTTGGTCACCACTGTAACACGGGTCACCACTATACCACTGGTCATCACTGTAACACTGGTCACCATTATAACACAGGTCACAAGTGTACCACAGGCCACCACTGAAACACAGGTCACCATTGTAACACAGGTCACCACTGTAACACATGACACCACTGTAACACAGGTCATCACTGTAACACTGGTCAGCACTAACAATGAACACCACTGTAACACAGGTCACAAGTGTCCCACAGGTCACCACTGTAACACAGGTCACAAGTGTCCCACaggccaccattgtaacacaggTCACCACTTTAACACAGGACACTACTGTAACACAGGTCATTACTGTAACACTGGTCACCACTGTAACACAGGTCATTACTGTAACACTGGTCATCACTGTAACACTGGTCACCACTGTAACACTGGTCACCACTGTAACACAGGTCATTACTGTAACACTGGTCAGCACTGTAACAATGATCACCACTGTAACACAAGTCACCACTGTAACACTGGTCACCACTGTAACACTGATCACCTCTGTAACACAGGTCACCGTTGTAACACAGGTCACCGCTGTAGCACTCGTCACTTTTGTAACACTGGTCACCACTGTAACACTGATCACCACTGTAACACAGGTCACAACTGTAACACATGTCACCACTGTAACACAGGTCACCACTGTAACACAGGTCACCACTGAAACACAGGTCACTACTATAACAGTAGTCACCACTGTAACACAGGTCACCACTGTAATACGGGTCACCACTGTAACAAAGGTCACCACTGTTACATAGGTTACCACTATAACATTGGTCACTACTGTAACACTGGTCACCACTGTAACACAGGTCACCACTGTAATACTGGTCACCATTATAACACTGGTCACCACTGAAACAAAGGTCCCCACTGTAACACTGGTCACCATTGTAACATAGGTCCCCACTGTAACACTGGTCACCATTGTAACATAGGTCCCCACTGTAACACTGGTCACCATTGTAACATAGGTCCCAACTGTAACACTGGTCACCATTGTAACATAGGTCCCCACTGTAACACTGGTCACCACTGTAACACTGATCATCACTGTAATATTGGTCACCACTGTAACACTGGTCATCAATGTAACACTGATCACCAGTGTAACACTGGTCACCAGTGTAACACTGGTCACCATTGAAACACTGGACACCACTGTAACACCGGTCACCACTGTAACACTGGTCACAACTGTAACACTGGTCATCACTGTAACACTGGTCACCGCTGTAACACTGTTCACCACTGTACCACTGGTCATTACAGTTATATTGGTCACCACTGTAACACTGGTCACCATTGCAACACTGGTCACCACTGTAACACTGGTCACCACTATAACACTGGTCAATACTGTAACACTAGACACCACTGTAACACAGGTCACCATTGTAAGACAGGTAATCACTGTAACTCAGGTCACCACTGTAACACAGGTCACCACTGTGTCACTGGTCTCCACTGTAACACTGGTCACCCCTGTAATATTGGTCACCACTGTAACACTGGTCACCAATGTAATATTGACCACTGTAACACAGGTCACCACTGTAACACGGGTTACCACTGTAACACAGGTCACCACTATACCACTGGTCATCACTGGTCAGTAGTGACCTGTGTTACAATGGTGACCAGTGTTACAGTGGTGACCTGTGTTGCAATGGTGACCTGTGTTACAGTGGTGACCAGTGGTACAGCGGTGAGCAGTGTTACAGTGGTGACTAGTGTTATAGTGGTGACCACTGTAACACTGGTCATCACTGAAACACAGGTCACCACTGTAACACTGATCACCTCTGTAACACTGATCACCTCTGTAACACAGGTCACCGTTGTAACACATGTCACCACTGTAGCACAGGTCACCACTGTAACCCAGGTCGCCACTGTAACACTGGTCACTACTGTAACACAGGTCACCACTATACCACAAGTCATCACTGTAACACTGGTCACCATTGTAACACTGATCACCACT harbors:
- the LOC123755142 gene encoding flagellar attachment zone protein 1-like, which produces MGPNDELLVADDELLVADDELLVVDNELLVADDELLVADDALLVADDELLVADDELLVADDELLVANDGLLVADDELLVADDELLVADDELLVADDELLVANDELLVADDALLVADHELLVADDELLVADDELLVAGEELLVADDELLVADDELLVADDELLVADDELLAADDELLAADDELLVADDELLVADDELLVADDELLVADDELLVADDELLVADDELLVADDELLISDDELLVADDELLVADDELLVADDELLVADDELLAADDELLVADDELLVADDELLISDDELLVADDELLVADDELLVADDELLVADDELLAADDELLVADDELLVADDELLLANDELLVADEKLLIAED